The DNA segment AAAACTACCTGGCTGAATACAAGAGGTTTTCAGGTTGGAGGAAAAGTTGGTAAGCAGTTTTCGTTTTACATGAATGGATTCGAAAACCAAGGCGTTTTTGCGAATTATCTAAACGATTTTATTAATAAGAATCAGGTTGTTCCCAGTCAAATGACAGGGAAACTAAGTAAAGATACTAAGGACTGGTCTTATGTTACGGCCTTACTCTCATTTACACCAAACAAGCATCTTAATGTTGCTTTGGGATATGATAAGAACTTTATAGGCGACGGCTATCGCTCAATGCTGCTCTCTGACGTAGCCGCTAATTATTCTTTCCTAAGGGTTAGAGCGACCTTAGGAAATGTGCAGTATCAAACCATATTTGGTTACATGTTAGACCCTGGTGCTACAAAATTAACCACTGATCGACGTCTTGGTGATCGTGGAAAATGGGCTGCAATGCACTATCTTGATTGGAATGTTACCAACCGCTTATCACTGGGGTTTTTTCAAGCGGTAACCTGGGCTGATGCAGAAGTGGAAGGGAAAAGAGGTTTCGACTTTAATTATGTTCATCCTTTTATATTCCTTCGCTCAGTTGAAGGCGCGAATACGACTTCTCCAGATAAAATGCGTTTAGGTTTAAATGCCAAATATGAGGTACTGGATAAGACCACTGTTTATGGACAATTCATGATTGATGAATTTACTGCAAAAGAGTTTTTTGGTAATAAAGGATATTGGGCGAACAAATGGGCTTTACAAATCGGTTTCAGAGGGTCTGACCTCTTTAAAGTTGAAGGTTTAAACTACCTTGCCGAATTTAATACGGCAAGACCATACACTTATGCTCATTTTGATCGGGTATCTAATTATGCGGCAATGAATCAACCTTTAGCTCACCCTCTTGGAGCTAATTTTAGAGAAGTTTTAGGTATTATGAACTATACCTATAGGAGATTTGATTTTCAAGGACAACTAATGTATGCCAGGTACGGTCTGGATCCCGAGGGAACTAATTATGGACAGGATATTTTTAAACCATATGATAGCCGGGTTTCTAATTATGGAAATAGCATTGGACAAGGGCTTAAAACTAATTTATATTTTGCCGAAGGCCGTGTTTCCTACCTCCTGAATCCAAAATATAATCTTCGTCTCGAATTGGGTGGGGTATATCGTAGAGAAAGCAATATAACGACTAAAAATACCGGATTAATCACTTTTGGGTTACGTAGTACTTTTAGAAACTTATATCAGGATCTTTAGCGACTACATCGCCTTACTTTAAGGATGCAGTATCTTTTTATACTATATCATTTAAATAGTTAATATCGCATAATACCAATTGGAATGAATATTTTTAACAAAATAGCTAAGTTCAACAGAAAATTATATATTTATTATAGGCGAGTTGTTACAAATACGTATTATAAATCTTTGCTGGTTGAATTAGGATCAAAAGTAATAATTGAATCTCCTTTATTAATGACCTGTGAACATATTAAGATTGGTAATGGCGTTTATTTGTGGCCAAATTTACGTATCGAGGGTGTTTCAGATTATTTAGAACAGAAATTTAATCCGTCAATTGAGATTGGGAATGATGTATCAATACAACAAAATTTGCACCTGACCTGCGCAGGACAAGTTATAATTAAAAAGGGTACTGCTATTGCCGCAAATGTTACAATAACAGATATTATTCATCCATACCTTGATATAGATACTCCACCTAGTAAACAATATTTGGAGATTTCAAATGTTACTATTGGGGAATTGTGTAATATTTATAATAATTCAATTATTCTACCAGGTGTAACATTGGGTAGAAACTCAATCGTTTCTGCGAATTCTGTTGTTATGAGCGGAGTTTATCCCGACTATGCTGTCCTTGCTGGAGCTCCGGCTAAGATAGTGAAGAGATATTGCGTCGAAACCCGACGATGGAAAAAAACCAACTTTGATGGAACATTCCTCACCCAAGAGGATGTTTAATATTGTTTATTTTGTAAACCCAAGCTTATAATGATCTGGCACTTATGTCAACATGTATCATATTGGAGGCTTACTGATCTTCTACCTAAACAAACTTATTTAACACATCAACCACCCGGTATATCTGTTCCGGATCATGAGCAAACGAACAAGGCAGACTTAAAGTGGTCGCATGAATTTCAGAAGAGATCGGAAAATGCAAATTATTCATGGTTTTAAGCGCTTCCTGTTTATGAGGAGCTACCGGGTAATGGATTTCTGTTCCAATTCCTGCATCTTGTAGATACGCCTTAATTCTATCCCGTTCGGAATGTCTTATATTGAATATATGATAAACATTCCCAAAATCTTCAGCAACTACTGGTTTGATGTAGGATTTATCCAGGTTTTCAAGATAGATCATCGCTAGCTTTTGCTTATGCTCATTAATTCTGTTAAGATATGGCAGCTTGATTCTTAAAAATGAAGCCTGAATTTCATCCAACCTGGAATTAAACCCTATGATTCCATTGTGGTATTTCTTTTCAGAACCATAGTTTCTAAGTTGACGAAGCTTCTCATAATCTTGACTGGACTTACAAATAATTGCCCCTGCATCGCCTAATGCACCGAGATTTTTAGTTGGGTAAAAACTAAAAGCGCCGAAATCTCCAAAAGTGCCGGCCATCTTTCCTTTGTAAGTTGCTCCGTGTGCCTGGGCACAATCTTCTATGATCTTTAAATTATGGCTTCTGGCAATAAGAAGGATTGGATTCATGTCGCAACATTGTCCGTAGAGGTGGACAGGCATAATAGCGACGGTTTTCTTTGTAATTGCAGCCTCTATTTTTTTTGGATCAATATTGTAAGTACAGATGTCGGGTTCAACAAACACCGGAACAAGGTTGCAATGCAATATGGCAAGAATGGTGGCTATATAAGTGTTGGATGGAACAATAACTTCATCCCCATCCTGAAAGTTACAGCATTTCAACGAAAGTATAAGTGCATCAAGACCGTTGGCTACTCCCACTACAAATTGTTCCTGGTGAAAATCAGCAAATTCTTTTTCAAACATAGAGACTTCATCTCCAAGTATATACCATCCTTTATCTAGAAAATCTGAAAACCGCTTTTTAAGCTCATCTTCAAAAGAACGGTTTAATGTTTTTAAATTTTCATAAGGAATTTTCATAAGGCTCATAAAGATAGTCTTTCGGATCGAATGCTGTGGGAGGAGAAATAAAGAGCCTTCTATCGGGATCGAACCAATGACCTACTGATTACAAGTCAGTTGCTCTACCAGCTGAGCTAAGAAGGCTTTTATTATGACATCAAATGCGATAAATATCGCCTGATGCTCTGGTGAGGCCACAAAAGTAGAAAAATATTGTTTTCTGGCAAATTATTTTTTAAAATAATTTAACCTTTCCCAAATGTGGTGTATTCTCCTTTTGCTTTTAACTTTTTTAACCTCGGTCCTTTATGCCTGGAGGTATAAAAACGGAGTGCTTCTTCAAGTATGACGGGCTGGGGGGTAATCTTATGCAACGCTATAAAATCCCTGTAAATTTCTACGGCTAGTTTTGGCAGGTCAAAATACGATGTATTGATCATTAATAGCAATAGGGCTTTTACCCGTTCTGTATCAATCATAAATTTCACTACGTTTTTGGGAATCTTCGATTCATCCAGCAGGTATAACTTTTTCAGTTCGCCATAAAGGCCTACCTTCTCAATCAGGAGCTGTTGTTTTCCTTTAACAACGGAATGTGTCACCTTAACTGTAATCTCGTCCTCAATGAGCGCTTTTGCTGGCAATAGCCTCCACAAAGGCTGGTCATAGAAAATATGACGTATGAAATTGATCTGATCCAGGTCATATACGGATATACTTCGCTGCGGGAGTGTGTAAATTCCTGTTTCAGGATCTTTAAATACCGTTCGGGAAGTAATCTTTAATGTTGGATTTTCTATTTCTTTCAGGTACAGCGGAACCTCATCCATCAGAAAGGCCATATCTGCAATCCAAAAACCCCTTGCGATTCTTCGTCTCCAGACGTTATAAATGATCTCCAGATCTATGGCGTAAACATTGTAGATGAGTACGGTCTGCATATTTAATTTAAATTTCCTTAAATATGCGGACTATTTCGTAAATAGTAAAATCTGGGGCGTAACTTAGCGGGTTTTATTCTTGAGACGGATGTTCTTCAGTGTTGTTTTTTTTGTAATGGTAGGTATCTGGTTCTCCGGTTTTATGTCTGATGAGAATCCCTTCATCAGAAAGCAGGTTTAACCGGTGACTAAGTGATTTACGAATGAAGCTTTTTCCAAATAACCGGATACAGTTGGCTTCAATTTCATCCAGATTTACCAATCCCCTATCAAAAAATCCTGTGGTAATTAGTGTGAGAATAGCATTCTTTGGCCCGATTTCTTTTACGCTTGGGTTGATGACTTTAATTGTCTTTTTCCTCGAAAGAATTGGCTTTTCAGGAACAAGGTCATGGAGGTTCAGCAGGGTTTTATTTTTTCCTTTGTCAGGTTTTTTTCCAGACAGCTGAGATTTATCCTTTACGGTTTGATTAATGGCTTTGACGATTTTATTCAGATGCCCCAAGGTATACTTAGCCGTTAATCGTGGGTTCTCGGCATTTGAAATATAACCTTCGGCAATTCCCGCTTTATTTTCAAGTGTCCTATGGGAAATCTCTTGTTTTTCGCGGGCTTCTTTGACTTTATTGATCGTCTCTAAATCAGCAGCTTTTACCGTTGAAGGGTGCCACTTTTTATCTTTTTTGGCCATTGCGCAAGAAATAGCCTTTGTAAAGACTATTTTCAGTTGAGATATTGGTGTAATTGAAAAAAAGAAGCCGTACTGGTGCTGTAAACCAATCTTTTAGAGGGTGCTACCTGAAATGGAAATTAATAATTGGTAAATTCCTGAGAATTATAACAACAAGATACGGAAACTAAAGACTAATATTTTTTATATATTAGTTAATATCCTTTAATTCAGGGTTTTGTCGACATGATTTGGAGATAATCGATCCTGAGTGGTAATTAAAGGGAGATTTAAAATTGTGTTTTGAAAGTACTTTTTTCTTATAAATGAAAAGACCGGCAATTTTGCCGGTCTTTTCATTTATATCAATAAGGAGAATGATCGTTAAGGAAGGATATAGCTGACTACAACAGGAAGATGGTCTGAAGCAATGATGTTTTTGAGTACCTGATGGGAAACTACTTTAAGGGGACTACCTTTTTTTAATAGAATGAAGTCTATCTCTTCTTTTGGGTTAACCTCCGGAATGGTGGGATCGCAATTCTCTCTGCAACTCCGGTTGAAATGTTGCTCCAATATTGCCATTGCCGGATTTGTAGCCTCAAAGTTAAAATCCCCGGCAAGGATAACGGTTCCTTTTCTTGAACCTAGAATCTTGTTGATCTCTGCAACCTGAAGTAAGCGATGTTCTTCTTTTAAGTCAAGGTGTGTACAGGCGAAATCTAACCGCTGTCCACTGGGCAGGTTTACATTCACGACGGCCAGGCTGCGGGCCTCGGCAGGCAGTCCTTCTTTAGAAGGTAGGGGGAAACGTTCTGTATGGTTGATCTTAAACCTGGAAAGAATGGCCACGCCATATTCGCCCCCGTCAAAATCTATCCCTTTGGAGAAGAAAGGATGCATTCCTGTTAACGCTGCGAGTTCTTTTACCTCGTCAACCCCATTTGCTCTACGGGTCAGCACATCCAGTTCCTGGAGGGCCACAAGATCTGGCGCCTGATTGTTGATGACATCAGCAATGGCTTTCAAATCAATTACCCCGCTTTGCGCAGGTGGATTTCCATGATGAATGTTATAAGTCATCACTTTTAATGTTTTTGTTCCGGGTTGTGCAACTGTGCTGAATGCGTACATAAAAAGAAAGCAAAGGGTACCTGAAAATGGGAAATATCGTTTCATAAAATGCTGGATTTCTATGTTTAAAATTAATGCTTTATTTTGGAATTTGGCAGCTGCTTTCCCATAGATATCAAACGTTTGCGCAGTCAATTCGGGCAAGAACTGAGTCATCCCGCCTATCTTCGGGTCATTTATTGGATGAAATAGCTAAGGATTGTCATGTAGATTATTAATCGATATCAATTTCAATATTAAAATTCGGATATTTAGAAATCCTTAAATAAATTTAGGATGACGGAATATTGATTCATGATAATGAACATCCCCATGTTACAAACAATGACTCGCGGTTTATCGTTGGTGATCTGCTTCTGTTTATGGTTAAGCAGTGTTTCTTTTTCTCAAACAAGCCCTAAGCTGGGGAACCGTCCAAAGGTCGGCCTGGCACTCAGTGGTGGGGGAGCTAAGGGGATGGCGCATATCGGTTTATTAAAGCTGGTTGATTCTCTGGGAATAAAAATAGATTATATTTCAGGTACCAGTGCGGGTGGGATCTTCGGCGGACTTTATGCCATGGGCTACACACCAGATACGCTAAAAAAGATTGCATTGAGCATCAACTGGCGCAGGGTGCTGAGTAATAAGGTTCCTTTAAATCAGATCAATATTGAAGAAAAAGATGAGTATGATAATTATATGATCGAGTTTCCGGTAACGGGAGGGAGACCAAGATTACCGGGCGCTTTAATTGAAGGACAATATATTTCGGAAGTGCTCAATACCCTTACTTATCCGGCAAAACACATTAACGATTTTAATAAATTACCGATCCCCATTACCATTACTTCCTCAGATATTGTAAATGGGGGATTGGTCTTGCAGCATGCAGGCTCTTTACCGATGGCCATTCGCGCAACATTGGCCATACCCGCCGCCTTTGCGCCGGTATATATCGATGGACGTTTGCTGGTGGACGGGGGCTTAGACCGGAACTTCCCTGTGCAGGAAGTGAAAGAAATGGGTGCTGATATTGTCATAGGTGGTTATACCGGATTTCGTCTTTTTACAGAGAAAGAAATTGAAAACCCAATGAAACTGATTTACCAGACTCATGCGTTCAGATCAGTAGAGGATTCGAAAAAGCAGGAAGCGATGGCTGATGTGGTGGTTGATTTTACTCAGGCACTGACCGGCTATTCTACGGCTGATTTTTACCAGAACAGGCGCATCATTGAAATAGGGGAGATTGAAGCTAGAAAATACCTGCCGCAACTGATAAAAATTGCAGAAGAACAGAAGAAATATCCTCAGGAAAGTACCACACGTGTGATTAAAGATCCCAGGTTACCGGTCACAAAAATCATTTATCAGAATGATAAGGGGCAACCTTTAGATTTTCCGGTAATGGAACAATTTGCAGCCTCACGTTTGGGCCTGGAGGCTGGAAAAGAATTAAAGGTAAAGGCAGTGAACGACGGTGTGGCAGATATCTATGGTACACAGTTTTTTGATAAGGTATATTATACTTTTGAGAATAAAGGAGATAGTGGATTGACCATGAATGTCCGCCTGAAACAGGGGAAACCGGGAGTGTTTAAAGCTGCAGTTCATTATGATACGGAACAATCTGCCGGCTTGATTGTCAATTATACCTACCGCAATATCTTTTTAAGTAAGTCGAGGTTGCTGGCGTCGGTCGACCTTTCAGAGCGATTCAAAGCCCGGTTCGACTATTATAAATTCATTAGCGAAAACAATAGGTTGTGGTTTAAAGCTTCGTTTAACTATCAGGCCCTGCAGAATAATTCTATTTTGTACAAGCTGATTTCCGATGAGAACTATTTTAACAATACGATGAACACCGAGCTGTCTCTTGGATACAGCCTGGGGCGCTCCAGCTATCTTTCCTTAAGCCTGAGTAATGAAAATGAGGCGATTAAGAGAGGCCCCAATCTTTTTAAAAGATTTTTTGGAGAGGGAAATGACGTTCGGACACTTTATAAACATAGCAATGAAGCCTTCACGTTGCTCTTCAAACAGAATACTTTAGATCATCCGTATTTTCCAAAGCGTGGAAATTCACTAACGATTCAGGCAAAATATCTTGTAAATAACAGGCTCAGCACTAAAGTGCCGGACCCTGACGATGAGAAAGGGCAGCTGATTTATCAATATTTAAATCCTATGGATGGCCTTCCCGGAAACATTACCAGGTTCTTCCTCAGCGAGACTTTTGTGAAGCGCATCAACAGAAGAATTTCTTTAAATGCCTCGGCATCCTGGGGATTCAATTATTCGGATAAATACGGAATTGATTCGTCCTATATGTATGAAAGTGCAAAATTTAGCATGGGAGGAATAGACGCCAGACAAGACATCGCGCAGAGTAATTTTATCGGATTAAAGCGGGCAGAGCTGGGCCTGGCTAGTTTGACAACCTTTGGTTTCGCATTGCAATACAACATCAGGGGCAATTTGTACCTGACTCCACAGGTAAATGTAGGTTGGGAAAATAGAGGTTGGAATCCTTTTAATGTAGCTTTTAATGACGACTACCTCTTCGGATACGGCGCTAAACTAGGCTATATGTCTTTCGTTGGCCCCATTAATTTTTCCGTAGCTAAAACCAATGGCTTTGACCGCAACCCATGGAGAATGTATTTGTCTATCGGATTTAAGTTTTAATTTATTTGATTTCTATCGTCGTTTCTATAGCTTCCAGTGGCATATCGTCATGATACTCCAGTATGGCCAAGGCCGAATAGCGGCCTTTTTTGAGGTTGGCAGGAATAGCAAGAGGGATGGTTCTGTTTGCGTCCGGGAAAATGGGAAACTCAATGCGCTCCAGTTTGGTTTCTTCGCCAGTCTCCATATTGGTTAACTCCAGACGGGCCTGGCATTGCAGCATTAAATTTCCGGTGTTTCTGACAAAAAAGTGATAACTGCCTTTTATGGATTTATCCGGACGAAGGGCAATGGCCTTCGCTTCATAGTTGTGAATTCCGGGAGGGACCTGATAAAGGTGAATGCCAAACCGAAAGATTTCATTGATCACGGCATTTACCTTTCCTTTTTTCTTCTTACTGTTTTCCTGCTCCTTCACATTTTGAACAAATAGCATGGCCCATTTCATTTCCTTAATCATTAAGGTATCTGTTGGGGCATTTAGTGTAACCCGAACCTCTTTCGATGCCCTGGGTTCTATTTCTATAAATGAATTATCCAGTTTGATCCAGTTGGCACAGGAGCGGCTTAGTGTTCCCGCTTTCAGGTACTGGTGATTGCCCAGGCTGTCTCTTAACCAGTCTCCCAGAGATAGCTGAAATACTTGCTTTTCATTTGAGATGTTTACGATGGTAATGGTTTGTGAGGAACTCTCTCCGGCTGCGGCATTGAAGCTGAGTAAGGTTGGATTGATGTTGACCCGCTGTGCACTGGTCATAAAAGGGCAGGTCAGTAAGCCTGATATTAAAGCGAAAGAGAATAAGATAGCTTTCATAAATTGAATGTGGTGTCCGGATGATCTTTGCAGGTGTTGCAATAATAATGCAGTTTTTGTTTTGGGTCGATTTTTGCATCCCTTAAGGAATAGTGCTGCTTTATTTTATGAAATATTTATACCTGTCTCTATTGTTTTTTGGCTTCTTTATCCGGGCGAATGCCCAGCCCGCTGCACCTTCTCCCTGTAATGCGCTGGGAACGGAAGCCAGAAATAAGCTGACAGTTGTTTCTGAAGGAACACTGAACTTTACCCTGGGTACGCTCAATAGTTTTGAAACGATGCAGACCTATTCCAATAACATCAGACTCAATGTTTTGTCCAGAGATTCTAAATACAGGGTGTATATCGCTGCCGAGCTGTCCCTGGCAGGGAGCCCTTCTACAGCGATTCCATTAACCAATTTTCAGGTCCAGCCTGCGCTGGTAGGAACCAACCCCCAGAATAGCATCACGGTAAGCAATGTGACGCTTTCCGGAGCTTATCAGCAGTTTGTACAACGCACAAGTGCAACGAATAGCGCGGGCGATGTGTTCGACCTGACGGTGAAACTATCTGGAATGAATACTTATACCCAGTCGCCTGGTAATTATACACTTAAGTTTCACTATAGACTGTGTCATTATTAATATGAAAAATTTCATTAGAACGATTCTTTTTATTGGATGGCTTATGGCATTTATCCCTTTGGTAGGTATGGCTCAGCGTTATGTAACCAGAAGTCGTACGGTGCAGTTATATCAGGTGCTGGATGTTTCTTTAAGCAGTACGAGCTCAGTCTTTGATTTCTCTGCTTTGGCGGACTATGAAAATGGGATCACCAAGCCCGGAATGATCACGGCAACGGTAAAGGCCAATGTGCCCTGGAAGTTGACACTGACGCTGGGAAACAATACGCTGTCTCCCCAGATTACCGCTACACCGATGCCTGCAAGCGTGATTAGCATTAAGGCGGCTACCGCTTCGACCTATACTCCGGTCCAAAACAATGCCCCTTTTTTTGTTCAGAACAATAAGGGATTATATACCATTGTCTTTGACCTGAGGGCACTTCCTGGCTATCAGTATGAAACCCAGGAATACCTTGGTGATTTTTATTTCACTGTGTCACAACAATAGTACATTAACTCAAACTTGTTACATTTTCGTGTGGAATAAGTTTCTCAAAATTCCCCATTTTGGGAAAAGCGTGGTGTTGTTTTTCTACGATTTTCTCCCCATTTATAGGTAGTAATACCTATTTTAATGGCATGTGGTTTGTCTTTGTGTTGACATATTAACCAACAAGCTAAATTATCCAATGAAAAAAAATTTACTAATTGTTGCAATTTTTTGTGCAACATTTATGACTGTAAATGCACAAGTTGCTTCAGGTACGACACCCACACGTACTCAAAACATGAAGATTATCATCAAGGAAGTCTTCGATCTTGCCTTAACACCAGGTACATTACAAACGATTAGCTTTGACGCCCTGGCTAATTATGATGCTGCGGGTGGTATTGAGCTTGCCGCTGCAAATACCGTGAACTATAAAGCCAACCATTTGTGGAAAGTAACGGCAATTGCAAATGCACCAGAATTTACTTATGCCCCAACAGCCAACAGCAATGTAGCTGACCTTTCTCCAATGCCGACTTCTGTTTTGCAGATCCGTAAAACCGGTGGTACTTATCAGGCCTTGCCTCCAAGTACCGGCGCAGCAATTACGGTAGCATCGGGTACACGTGGTACTGGTAACTTTACCCTTGATTATAAGGCTGTTCCCGGATATACTTATCAAACAGGCGAATATACCGTGGGTGTAATCTATACGATGACCAACCAGTAAGCAATTTCCGGCATCATCATAATTTAATAAGGAAAGCCCTCAAATAAAAAGGGCTTTCCTTATGATGGAATGGCTGGTAATCCTATGTGTAAGATTCGCTATATAGGCCTGCTTTGCCTGGCTTTTGTCTCTTTTCTGTGTTGTTCTGCTGCTGCGCAATCCATTGACCTTACTTTCTTGAAAGATACGGTGGAGCAAAACGGAAATACCTATAGTTTTAATACGGTGATTTTAAGGAATACCTCGGCGGTAGTTCGTAAGTTTACCATTGAAGCACAGGCTCCTGAAGGCTGGCAATTGCTTTTCGACAACCGTAAGGTCTTCGAACTTGGTCCCAATCAAACGCTTTCTCTGCCCCTGAGGCTTGCGGCCGCTATTCAAACAGAGGCGACGATTTACAGCGTCCGCCTGTTTTTGAATGTTGCGGGGTATTCGCAGAAATCCGCCTACACTTATTACGCCAGGGTTGGT comes from the Pedobacter sp. FW305-3-2-15-E-R2A2 genome and includes:
- a CDS encoding gliding motility protein RemB, which gives rise to MNSKIKHCFWIGALVFACSTATAQTPNVNIPYSYQFYQKLNKSVYDINSRSHSSIKGFYSDDSLLVRRFDGLMQMGTDSLNKRSWVRRKITEEHLFNFKGDDYEVYGDFLPDFQIGREFNESKTTWLNTRGFQVGGKVGKQFSFYMNGFENQGVFANYLNDFINKNQVVPSQMTGKLSKDTKDWSYVTALLSFTPNKHLNVALGYDKNFIGDGYRSMLLSDVAANYSFLRVRATLGNVQYQTIFGYMLDPGATKLTTDRRLGDRGKWAAMHYLDWNVTNRLSLGFFQAVTWADAEVEGKRGFDFNYVHPFIFLRSVEGANTTSPDKMRLGLNAKYEVLDKTTVYGQFMIDEFTAKEFFGNKGYWANKWALQIGFRGSDLFKVEGLNYLAEFNTARPYTYAHFDRVSNYAAMNQPLAHPLGANFREVLGIMNYTYRRFDFQGQLMYARYGLDPEGTNYGQDIFKPYDSRVSNYGNSIGQGLKTNLYFAEGRVSYLLNPKYNLRLELGGVYRRESNITTKNTGLITFGLRSTFRNLYQDL
- a CDS encoding helix-turn-helix transcriptional regulator, translated to MAKKDKKWHPSTVKAADLETINKVKEAREKQEISHRTLENKAGIAEGYISNAENPRLTAKYTLGHLNKIVKAINQTVKDKSQLSGKKPDKGKNKTLLNLHDLVPEKPILSRKKTIKVINPSVKEIGPKNAILTLITTGFFDRGLVNLDEIEANCIRLFGKSFIRKSLSHRLNLLSDEGILIRHKTGEPDTYHYKKNNTEEHPSQE
- a CDS encoding patatin-like phospholipase family protein — encoded protein: MTRGLSLVICFCLWLSSVSFSQTSPKLGNRPKVGLALSGGGAKGMAHIGLLKLVDSLGIKIDYISGTSAGGIFGGLYAMGYTPDTLKKIALSINWRRVLSNKVPLNQINIEEKDEYDNYMIEFPVTGGRPRLPGALIEGQYISEVLNTLTYPAKHINDFNKLPIPITITSSDIVNGGLVLQHAGSLPMAIRATLAIPAAFAPVYIDGRLLVDGGLDRNFPVQEVKEMGADIVIGGYTGFRLFTEKEIENPMKLIYQTHAFRSVEDSKKQEAMADVVVDFTQALTGYSTADFYQNRRIIEIGEIEARKYLPQLIKIAEEQKKYPQESTTRVIKDPRLPVTKIIYQNDKGQPLDFPVMEQFAASRLGLEAGKELKVKAVNDGVADIYGTQFFDKVYYTFENKGDSGLTMNVRLKQGKPGVFKAAVHYDTEQSAGLIVNYTYRNIFLSKSRLLASVDLSERFKARFDYYKFISENNRLWFKASFNYQALQNNSILYKLISDENYFNNTMNTELSLGYSLGRSSYLSLSLSNENEAIKRGPNLFKRFFGEGNDVRTLYKHSNEAFTLLFKQNTLDHPYFPKRGNSLTIQAKYLVNNRLSTKVPDPDDEKGQLIYQYLNPMDGLPGNITRFFLSETFVKRINRRISLNASASWGFNYSDKYGIDSSYMYESAKFSMGGIDARQDIAQSNFIGLKRAELGLASLTTFGFALQYNIRGNLYLTPQVNVGWENRGWNPFNVAFNDDYLFGYGAKLGYMSFVGPINFSVAKTNGFDRNPWRMYLSIGFKF
- a CDS encoding DegT/DnrJ/EryC1/StrS family aminotransferase, with protein sequence MSLMKIPYENLKTLNRSFEDELKKRFSDFLDKGWYILGDEVSMFEKEFADFHQEQFVVGVANGLDALILSLKCCNFQDGDEVIVPSNTYIATILAILHCNLVPVFVEPDICTYNIDPKKIEAAITKKTVAIMPVHLYGQCCDMNPILLIARSHNLKIIEDCAQAHGATYKGKMAGTFGDFGAFSFYPTKNLGALGDAGAIICKSSQDYEKLRQLRNYGSEKKYHNGIIGFNSRLDEIQASFLRIKLPYLNRINEHKQKLAMIYLENLDKSYIKPVVAEDFGNVYHIFNIRHSERDRIKAYLQDAGIGTEIHYPVAPHKQEALKTMNNLHFPISSEIHATTLSLPCSFAHDPEQIYRVVDVLNKFV
- a CDS encoding acyltransferase, yielding MNIFNKIAKFNRKLYIYYRRVVTNTYYKSLLVELGSKVIIESPLLMTCEHIKIGNGVYLWPNLRIEGVSDYLEQKFNPSIEIGNDVSIQQNLHLTCAGQVIIKKGTAIAANVTITDIIHPYLDIDTPPSKQYLEISNVTIGELCNIYNNSIILPGVTLGRNSIVSANSVVMSGVYPDYAVLAGAPAKIVKRYCVETRRWKKTNFDGTFLTQEDV
- a CDS encoding endonuclease/exonuclease/phosphatase family protein, whose protein sequence is MKRYFPFSGTLCFLFMYAFSTVAQPGTKTLKVMTYNIHHGNPPAQSGVIDLKAIADVINNQAPDLVALQELDVLTRRANGVDEVKELAALTGMHPFFSKGIDFDGGEYGVAILSRFKINHTERFPLPSKEGLPAEARSLAVVNVNLPSGQRLDFACTHLDLKEEHRLLQVAEINKILGSRKGTVILAGDFNFEATNPAMAILEQHFNRSCRENCDPTIPEVNPKEEIDFILLKKGSPLKVVSHQVLKNIIASDHLPVVVSYILP